One segment of Brassica napus cultivar Da-Ae chromosome C3, Da-Ae, whole genome shotgun sequence DNA contains the following:
- the LOC106439817 gene encoding receptor-like protein 35 produces MSSNHFKGILPSDFFVNWTAMFSLATEAGDQSNEKYMGSGYYVASMVLINKGVAMELVRILKIFTAIDVSGNRFEGEIPKTIGLLKELHVLNFTNNSFTGQIPLSMGNLAELESLDVSQNKISGEIPQELGNLSYLAYMNFSHNQLVGLVPGGTQFRTKPCSSSGENLGLHGPLLDEVCVDIHTATWKQSETPELEEEEEEEEEEQEEMLSWIAAAIGFIPGVFFGETYLFPTNQSGSLTFSA; encoded by the coding sequence ATGTCTAGTAACCACTTCAAAGGAATTTTACCATCAGATTTCTTTGTGAACTGGACTGCAATGTTCAGTCTAGCGACTGAAGCTGGAGATCAGTCTAACGAAAAATACATGGGTAGCGGCTATTATGTTGCTTCAATGGTTTTGATTAATAAAGGTGTTGCAATGGAGCTAGTACGCATCCTAAAAATCTTCACAGCGATCGACGTTTCGGGGAACAGATTTGAAGGAGAGATACCAAAGACCATTGGTTTATTGAAAGAGCTTCATGTGCTCAACTTTACAAACAACTCTTTCACCGGGCAGATCCCGTTATCAATGGGAAACCTGGCGGAGCTAGAGTCACTGGATGTTTCCCAAAACAAAATTTCTGGAGAAATCCCGCAAGAGCTAGGGAACCTCTCGTACCTTGCTTACATGAACTTTTCTCATAACCAGCTTGTAGGTTTAGTACCGGGAGGCACTCAGTTTCGCACAAAGCCTTGCTCTTCTTCCGGGGAAAATCTGGGACTGCATGGTCCTTTACTTGATGAAGTTTGTGTTGATATCCACACAGCTACATGGAAACAATCTGAAACACCAGAgctagaggaagaagaagaagaagaagaggaagaacaagaagagaTGCTAAGTTGGATTGCAGCTGCAATAGGATTCATACCAGGTGTTTTCTTTGGAGAAACATACTTGTTTCCTACAAACCAGAGTGGCTCATTAACCTTTTCGGCCTAA
- the LOC106442411 gene encoding uncharacterized protein LOC106442411, protein MTCHKIFLVISVMLAVSSLVKAVDFSVVDNTGDSAGGRRFRGEIDGVSYGTQSLRSATDFVWGLFQQTNNPSDRRDVTKITLFMENGNGVAYNTNSGSEIHFNAGYLAGFSGDVKREFTGVIYHEVVHSWQWNGPGGLIEGIADYVRLKAGYAPGHWVGPGGGDRWDQGYDVTARFLDYCNDLRNGFVAELNKKMRSGYSDSFFVDLLGKDVNQLWREYKAKYGQ, encoded by the coding sequence ATGACGTGTCACAAAATCTTCCTTGTAATCTCTGTGATGCTCGCTGTCTCATCATTGGTCAAGGCAGTTGACTTCTCGGTCGTCGACAACACAGGCGACTCCGCTGGCGGAAGAAGATTCCGGGGAGAGATCGACGGCGTAAGCTACGGCACACAGTCACTAAGATCTGCGACGGACTTCGTCTGGGGTTTGTTCCAGCAAACCAACAACCCTTCGGACAGAAGAGACGTTACAAAGATCACTCTGTTCATGGAGAACGGGAACGGCGTGGCGTATAACACCAACTCGGGAAGCGAGATACACTTTAACGCGGGGTATCTCGCGGGTTTCTCGGGAGATGTAAAGAGGGAATTCACCGGCGTGATTTATCACGAGGTGGTTCATTCTTGGCAATGGAACGGTCCAGGTGGCCTTATCGAAGGTATAGCGGACTATGTGAGGCTGAAAGCGGGTTATGCACCGGGTCACTGGGTAGGGCCCGGTGGTGGTGATAGGTGGGACCAGGGCTATGACGTCACTGCGAGGTTCTTGGACTATTGTAACGATCTAAGGAATGGGTTTGTGGCGGAGCTTAATAAGAAGATGAGGAGTGGCTATAGtgacagcttctttgttgaTCTGCTCGGGAAAGACGTGAACCAACTCTGGAGAGAGTATAAGGCCAAGTATGGTCAGTAA